One Cucurbita pepo subsp. pepo cultivar mu-cu-16 chromosome LG07, ASM280686v2, whole genome shotgun sequence genomic region harbors:
- the LOC111797988 gene encoding U-box domain-containing protein 51-like isoform X2: MLGIKPINIVEGGSDSENGEIDAQQLFVPYRGYCARKGVQLKEVVLDDTDTPKALVDYVHKNCINNFVVGASTRSALARKFKGPDIPTSIIKTAPDFCSVYVISKGKIISARAALRPVANTAMPPRQPSPLGMQPNNQPDSNNEQENGAKGQPAREGWKTAATERMLNERNGAKPAKALTRERPKTSPANITLENIEAPNRGSRPSFSRDSVSDEHMLTAQIPFGSMDASGQNLDFSSSSVGSMDSASAQSTRELEAEMKRLKLELKQTMDMYSSACKEAISAKNKARELSQWKQDEARKFEEVRLAEEAALAIAEMEKAKCKAAIEAAEAAQKLAEREAQRRKQAEMKARKETEEKKRALNALAQNDVRYRKYTIEEIEESTEMFSEKLKIGEGGYGPVYGGKLDHTAVAIKVLRPDAAQGRKQFQQEVEVLCCIRHPNMVLLLGACPEYGCLVYEYMHNGSLEDRLFRRGNTPPISWRRRFKIAAEIATALLFLHQAKPEPLVHRDLKPANILLDRNYVSKISDVGLARLVPPSVADQVTQYHLTSAAGTFCYIDPEYQQTGQLTTKSDIYSFGIMLLQIITAKPPMGLAHHVQRAIEKERFNEMLDPTISDCPLEEAIHFAELALKCAELRKRDRPDLGTVIVPELNRLRDLGRSSDKRDGRNQFPRSAASSSSLRAQSSNEDSGNSYTD, from the exons ATGTTAGGCATAAAACCAATCAACATCGTAG AGGGCGGAAGCGATTCTGAAAATGGCGAAATTGATGCGCAGCAGCTGTTTGTTCCCTATCGTGGATATTGTGCGCGTAAAGGG GTTCAGCTGAAGGAGGTTGTTCTTGACGATACCGATACTCCCAAAGCACTCGTCGACTACGTTCACAAGAATTGCATCAACAATTTTGTAGTTGGAGCTTCAACAAGGAGCGCTCTAGCAAg GAAATTTAAAGGTCCTGATATTCCGACCAGCATAATAAAAACTGCCCCGGACTTTTGTTCTGTATATGTAATATCAAAGgggaagataatatctgccaGGGCTGCTCTTCGGCCAGTGGCGAATACTGCCATGCCACCAAGACAACCATCACCGCTTGGAATGCAGCCAAATAATCAACCAGACAGCAACAATGAACAAGAAAATGGAGCCAA AGGGCAACCAGCAAGGGAAGGTTGGAAGACTGCAGCTACAGAGAGAATGCTCAATGAAAGGAATGGTGCAAAGCCGGCAAAAGCGTTGACTCGTGAGAGGCCAAAAACTTCTCCGGCTAATATAACATTGGAAAATATTGAGGCTCCAAATCGAGGTTCTAGGCCTTCATTTAGTCGTGATTCGGTCTCTGACGAACATATGTTGACAGCACAGATTCCTTTTGGTTCAATGGATGCGAGTGgtcaaaatttagattttagttctagctcagttggttcAATGGACTCTGCTTCTGCACAATCGACT CGAGAACTAGAGGCCGAGATGAAAAGATTGAAGCTGGAATTAAAGCAAACCATGGATATGTATAGCTCAGCCTGCAAAGAGGCAATCTCAGCCAAGAACAAg GCAAGAGAACTTAGTCAGTGGAAGCAAGACGAGGCACGTAAGTTTGAAGAAGTCAGACTAGCTGAAGAGGCTGCTCTTGCTATTGCGGAGATGGAGAAAGCCAAGTGCAAAGCTGCCATTGAAGCAGCGGAGGCAGCGCAAAAGCTAGCCGAAAGAGAAGCCCAGAGAAGAAAACAGGCTGAAATGAAGGCCAGAAAAGAGACCGAAGAGAAAAAACGAGCATTGAATGCTCTAGCACAGAACGACGTCCGTTATAGAAAATACACCATAGAGGAGATAGAGGAATCTACTGAAATGTTCTctgaaaaattgaagattggAGAAGGTGGATATGGTCCTGTTTATGGAGGCAAACTTGATCATACTGCCGTTGcaattaaagttttaagacCCGACGCTGCTCAAGGACGGAAGCAATTCCAACAAGAG GTGGAGGTCCTCTGTTGTATTAGACATCCAAACATGGTGCTCCTTCTTGGGGCATGCCCTGAGTATGGTTGCTTGGTGTATGAGTACATGCATAATGGGAGCTTAGAAGACAGACTCTTCCGGAGAGGGAATACTCCTCCAATCTCTTGGAGACGACGATTCAAGATAGCTGCTGAAATCGCAACCGcactcctttttcttcaccAAGCAAAGCCAGAGCCACTGGTGCATAGGGACCTTAAACCAGCTAACATTCTCTTGGACCGCAATTACGTGAGCAAAATCAGTGATGTTGGCCTGGCTCGGTTAGTCCCTCCTTCGGTTGCTGATCAAGTCACCCAATATCATCTGACTTCAGCAGCTGGCACGTTTTGTTACATCGATCCTGAGTACCAACAAACAGGACAGTTAACAACAAAATCAGATATTTACTCTTTTGGAATAATGTTACTTCAAATCATTACTGCCAAACCTCCAATGGGTTTAGCTCACCATGTTCAAAGGGCTATCGAAAAAGAGCGGTTCAATGAGATGCTGGATCCTACAATTTCAGATTGTCCATTGGAGGAGGCTATACATTTTGCAGAACTGGCTTTGAAGTGCGCTGAACTGAGGAAGAGAGACAGACCAGATCTCGGAACTGTTATAGTTCCAGAGCTCAACAGGTTAAGAGATCTCGGGAGGAGTTCTGATAAACGCGATGGTCGGAATCAGTTTCCACGCTCTGCCGCATCGAGTTCCAGTTTGAGGGCGCAGTCATCGAATGAG GATTCGGGAAATAGTTATACTGACTAA
- the LOC111797990 gene encoding leucine-rich repeat extensin-like protein 3 yields the protein MEHSTTTTLFFILLIFPLAGPAMASDDHRLVEVVPPVSLLCISECSTCPVICAPPPPPTVTLKSPPPVPHSPPMASFPLNPPPSPPRPTPSPPPPPVPAATSSHSPPPPAFKYYFSLPPPPPVLIPEPLPPTTAAPHGNTNAYNYYFYASNSCSLNSPAFLWALFLFHLVCVLVVVK from the coding sequence ATGGAACATTCCACTACAACCACcctcttcttcattcttctcatCTTCCCCCTCGCCGGACCCGCCATGGCCTCCGACGACCACCGTCTCGTTGAGGTGGTGCCTCCGGTAAGCCTCCTCTGTATCAGCGAATGCTCAACTTGCCCTGTCATATGCGCACCCCCACCACCGCCCACGGTGACACTCAAATCTCCTCCACCGGTGCCTCACTCCCCTCCGATGGCTTCCTTCCCACTCAACCCACCCCCATCCCCACCTCGACCAACCCCATCACCACCGCCGCCTCCAGTACCGGCGGCGACTTCATCTCATTCCCCACCGCCTCCCGCTTTCAAATACTATTTCAGCTTGCCACCACCGCCGCCAGTGCTGATACCGGAGCCTCTGCCGCCGACGACGGCGGCGCCTCATGGAAATACCAATGCTTATAATTACTACTTCTACGCTTCGAATTCATGTTCTCTGAATTCTCCGGCGTTTTTGTGGGCTCTGTTTCTCTTCCATTTGGTGTGTGTCTTGGTGGTCGTGAAGTGA
- the LOC111797988 gene encoding U-box domain-containing protein 51-like isoform X1 yields the protein MPPSTHQPDDGFPLNTTAVAIDKDKNSQHAVQWAIDHLVISNPLIILIHVRHKTNQHQGGSDSENGEIDAQQLFVPYRGYCARKGVQLKEVVLDDTDTPKALVDYVHKNCINNFVVGASTRSALARKFKGPDIPTSIIKTAPDFCSVYVISKGKIISARAALRPVANTAMPPRQPSPLGMQPNNQPDSNNEQENGAKGQPAREGWKTAATERMLNERNGAKPAKALTRERPKTSPANITLENIEAPNRGSRPSFSRDSVSDEHMLTAQIPFGSMDASGQNLDFSSSSVGSMDSASAQSTRELEAEMKRLKLELKQTMDMYSSACKEAISAKNKARELSQWKQDEARKFEEVRLAEEAALAIAEMEKAKCKAAIEAAEAAQKLAEREAQRRKQAEMKARKETEEKKRALNALAQNDVRYRKYTIEEIEESTEMFSEKLKIGEGGYGPVYGGKLDHTAVAIKVLRPDAAQGRKQFQQEVEVLCCIRHPNMVLLLGACPEYGCLVYEYMHNGSLEDRLFRRGNTPPISWRRRFKIAAEIATALLFLHQAKPEPLVHRDLKPANILLDRNYVSKISDVGLARLVPPSVADQVTQYHLTSAAGTFCYIDPEYQQTGQLTTKSDIYSFGIMLLQIITAKPPMGLAHHVQRAIEKERFNEMLDPTISDCPLEEAIHFAELALKCAELRKRDRPDLGTVIVPELNRLRDLGRSSDKRDGRNQFPRSAASSSSLRAQSSNEDSGNSYTD from the exons ATGCCTCCCTCCACGCATCAACCTGATGATGGGTTTCCCTTGAACACCACGGCCGTCGCCATTGACAAGGATAAGAATAGCCAACACGCCGTACAGTGGGCTATTGATCATCTCGTCATAAGCAACCCGCTTATCATTCTCATCCATGTTAGGCATAAAACCAATCAACATC AGGGCGGAAGCGATTCTGAAAATGGCGAAATTGATGCGCAGCAGCTGTTTGTTCCCTATCGTGGATATTGTGCGCGTAAAGGG GTTCAGCTGAAGGAGGTTGTTCTTGACGATACCGATACTCCCAAAGCACTCGTCGACTACGTTCACAAGAATTGCATCAACAATTTTGTAGTTGGAGCTTCAACAAGGAGCGCTCTAGCAAg GAAATTTAAAGGTCCTGATATTCCGACCAGCATAATAAAAACTGCCCCGGACTTTTGTTCTGTATATGTAATATCAAAGgggaagataatatctgccaGGGCTGCTCTTCGGCCAGTGGCGAATACTGCCATGCCACCAAGACAACCATCACCGCTTGGAATGCAGCCAAATAATCAACCAGACAGCAACAATGAACAAGAAAATGGAGCCAA AGGGCAACCAGCAAGGGAAGGTTGGAAGACTGCAGCTACAGAGAGAATGCTCAATGAAAGGAATGGTGCAAAGCCGGCAAAAGCGTTGACTCGTGAGAGGCCAAAAACTTCTCCGGCTAATATAACATTGGAAAATATTGAGGCTCCAAATCGAGGTTCTAGGCCTTCATTTAGTCGTGATTCGGTCTCTGACGAACATATGTTGACAGCACAGATTCCTTTTGGTTCAATGGATGCGAGTGgtcaaaatttagattttagttctagctcagttggttcAATGGACTCTGCTTCTGCACAATCGACT CGAGAACTAGAGGCCGAGATGAAAAGATTGAAGCTGGAATTAAAGCAAACCATGGATATGTATAGCTCAGCCTGCAAAGAGGCAATCTCAGCCAAGAACAAg GCAAGAGAACTTAGTCAGTGGAAGCAAGACGAGGCACGTAAGTTTGAAGAAGTCAGACTAGCTGAAGAGGCTGCTCTTGCTATTGCGGAGATGGAGAAAGCCAAGTGCAAAGCTGCCATTGAAGCAGCGGAGGCAGCGCAAAAGCTAGCCGAAAGAGAAGCCCAGAGAAGAAAACAGGCTGAAATGAAGGCCAGAAAAGAGACCGAAGAGAAAAAACGAGCATTGAATGCTCTAGCACAGAACGACGTCCGTTATAGAAAATACACCATAGAGGAGATAGAGGAATCTACTGAAATGTTCTctgaaaaattgaagattggAGAAGGTGGATATGGTCCTGTTTATGGAGGCAAACTTGATCATACTGCCGTTGcaattaaagttttaagacCCGACGCTGCTCAAGGACGGAAGCAATTCCAACAAGAG GTGGAGGTCCTCTGTTGTATTAGACATCCAAACATGGTGCTCCTTCTTGGGGCATGCCCTGAGTATGGTTGCTTGGTGTATGAGTACATGCATAATGGGAGCTTAGAAGACAGACTCTTCCGGAGAGGGAATACTCCTCCAATCTCTTGGAGACGACGATTCAAGATAGCTGCTGAAATCGCAACCGcactcctttttcttcaccAAGCAAAGCCAGAGCCACTGGTGCATAGGGACCTTAAACCAGCTAACATTCTCTTGGACCGCAATTACGTGAGCAAAATCAGTGATGTTGGCCTGGCTCGGTTAGTCCCTCCTTCGGTTGCTGATCAAGTCACCCAATATCATCTGACTTCAGCAGCTGGCACGTTTTGTTACATCGATCCTGAGTACCAACAAACAGGACAGTTAACAACAAAATCAGATATTTACTCTTTTGGAATAATGTTACTTCAAATCATTACTGCCAAACCTCCAATGGGTTTAGCTCACCATGTTCAAAGGGCTATCGAAAAAGAGCGGTTCAATGAGATGCTGGATCCTACAATTTCAGATTGTCCATTGGAGGAGGCTATACATTTTGCAGAACTGGCTTTGAAGTGCGCTGAACTGAGGAAGAGAGACAGACCAGATCTCGGAACTGTTATAGTTCCAGAGCTCAACAGGTTAAGAGATCTCGGGAGGAGTTCTGATAAACGCGATGGTCGGAATCAGTTTCCACGCTCTGCCGCATCGAGTTCCAGTTTGAGGGCGCAGTCATCGAATGAG GATTCGGGAAATAGTTATACTGACTAA